In one window of Temnothorax longispinosus isolate EJ_2023e chromosome 11, Tlon_JGU_v1, whole genome shotgun sequence DNA:
- the LOC139822135 gene encoding uncharacterized protein isoform X2 gives MEYGIWSLHVAGELWGDPRLARRHPILPSGATQILPRAAFALSALHRPDMLPLPLTAAGPPYVPMELVTKPASIASINAEDAEDAEKSTNGEDEDPPQRDDNEGNIEKADQNENQTCVPNESNDNEDAGDESDTGSTNSSHRSANNNLSIAKLPDPMACLALDKEGTPVLNGWVLGAYTAMLGRLSAATAALEATEVPNIPSDSDSESEHSSYTEKSRGSSPNVSSVHRGYSCGSCDVVAPTRPALRKHIADCHPALSGTETGETKRCPSTGCDFTTSSRCEMETHVAAHVAQGMTPTGKKRSLALQRVRYEREEYRCSLCSYACTIEKAFQRHLRAHARGTAPETRVSCAVCGADRSSEVDLSRHMRRHRDDRYFCCDICIFRTVQLKKLIQHRRMHTGEKPHLCPHCAYRSARRDNLRSHVRRVHKKENLYCDTFSPRGMLITPSLLASSRDTTDVDLVQSPASSPSSNPDVTN, from the exons ATGGAATATGGGATCTGGAGTCTTCACGTCGCGGGTGAACTTTGGGGTGACCCGCGTCTCGCCCGAAGGCATCCGATTCTGCCTTCCGGCGCGACGCAGATCCTGCCAAGGGCCGCGTTCGCCCTGAGCGCCCTGCACCGGCCCGACatgctgccgctgccgctgacggcggcggggccaCCCTATGTCCCGATGGAGCTGGTCACGAAACCAGCCTCGATCGCGTCCATCAATGCCGAGGACGCCGAGGACGCGGAGAAGAGCACGAACGGCGAAGATGAAGACCCTCCGCAGCGCGACGACAACGAAGGTAACATCGAAAAGGCCGATCAAAATGAAAACCAG ACTTGCGTGCCAAACGAAAGCAATGACAACGAAGATGCCGGTGACGAGAGCGATACCGGTAGCACCAACAGTTCACATCGATCGGCAAACAACAATCTATCAATCGCGAAGCTTCCCGATCCGATGGCATGCTTGGCCCTCGACAAG GAAGGAACTCCTGTTCTGAACGGCTGGGTACTGGGTGCTTACACAGCGATGCTGGGCAGACTGTCTGCCGCCACTGCGGCATTAGAAGCGACGGAAGTTCCCAATATTCCCTCCGACAGTGATTCCGAGAGCGAGCACTCATCCTACACTGAAAA ATCGAGAGGCAGCAGTCCGAACGTGAGCAGCGTTCATCGCGGCTACTCGTGCGGCTCCTGCGATGTGGTGGCACCGACGAGACCGGCTCTGAGAAAGCACATAGCCGATTGTCATCCCGCTCTGTCCGGCACGGAGACTGGGGAGACCAAGAGGTGTCCGTCCACGGGCTGTGACTTCACGACGAGCAGCAGGTGCGAGATGGAGACCCACGTGGCGGCGCATGTGGCCCAGGGAATGACGCCTACGGGGAAGAAACGCTCGCTGGCCTTGCAACGCGTCAG GTACGAGAGGGAGGAATATCGGTGCTCGCTATGCTCGTACGCATGCACGATCGAGAAGGCATTTCAAAGACATCTGCGAGCGCACGCGAGAGGCACCGCGCCGGAGACTAGGGTGAGTTGCGCCGTCTGCGGTGCCGACCGATCGTCCGAGGTCGATCTCAGCAGGCATATGCGAAGGCATCGCGATGACCGGTACTTTTGCTGCGATATCTGCATCTTCCGCACAGTGCAACTGAAAAAG CTAATACAACATCGTCGTATGCACACGGGCGAGAAGCCGCATCTGTGCCCGCACTGCGCTTACCGAAGCGCACGTCGTGACAATCTACGCAGCCACGTACGACGAGTACATAAAAAGGAGAATCTCTATTGCGACACCTTCAGTCCGCGTGGCATGTTAATAACTCCCTCGCTGTTGGCCTCCTCGAGGGATACCACCGATGTCGACCTGGTACAGAGCCCGGCATCCTCGCCGTCCTCAAATCCGGACGTGACCAACTAG
- the LOC139822135 gene encoding uncharacterized protein isoform X1, with amino-acid sequence MEYGIWSLHVAGELWGDPRLARRHPILPSGATQILPRAAFALSALHRPDMLPLPLTAAGPPYVPMELVTKPASIASINAEDAEDAEKSTNGEDEDPPQRDDNEGNIEKADQNENQTCVPNESNDNEDAGDESDTGSTNSSHRSANNNLSIAKLPDPMACLALDKEGTPVLNGWVLGAYTAMLGRLSAATAALEATEVPNIPSDSDSESEHSSYTEKSRGSSPNVSSVHRGYSCGSCDVVAPTRPALRKHIADCHPALSGTETGETKRCPSTGCDFTTSSRCEMETHVAAHVAQGMTPTGKKRSLALQRVRYRYEREEYRCSLCSYACTIEKAFQRHLRAHARGTAPETRVSCAVCGADRSSEVDLSRHMRRHRDDRYFCCDICIFRTVQLKKLIQHRRMHTGEKPHLCPHCAYRSARRDNLRSHVRRVHKKENLYCDTFSPRGMLITPSLLASSRDTTDVDLVQSPASSPSSNPDVTN; translated from the exons ATGGAATATGGGATCTGGAGTCTTCACGTCGCGGGTGAACTTTGGGGTGACCCGCGTCTCGCCCGAAGGCATCCGATTCTGCCTTCCGGCGCGACGCAGATCCTGCCAAGGGCCGCGTTCGCCCTGAGCGCCCTGCACCGGCCCGACatgctgccgctgccgctgacggcggcggggccaCCCTATGTCCCGATGGAGCTGGTCACGAAACCAGCCTCGATCGCGTCCATCAATGCCGAGGACGCCGAGGACGCGGAGAAGAGCACGAACGGCGAAGATGAAGACCCTCCGCAGCGCGACGACAACGAAGGTAACATCGAAAAGGCCGATCAAAATGAAAACCAG ACTTGCGTGCCAAACGAAAGCAATGACAACGAAGATGCCGGTGACGAGAGCGATACCGGTAGCACCAACAGTTCACATCGATCGGCAAACAACAATCTATCAATCGCGAAGCTTCCCGATCCGATGGCATGCTTGGCCCTCGACAAG GAAGGAACTCCTGTTCTGAACGGCTGGGTACTGGGTGCTTACACAGCGATGCTGGGCAGACTGTCTGCCGCCACTGCGGCATTAGAAGCGACGGAAGTTCCCAATATTCCCTCCGACAGTGATTCCGAGAGCGAGCACTCATCCTACACTGAAAA ATCGAGAGGCAGCAGTCCGAACGTGAGCAGCGTTCATCGCGGCTACTCGTGCGGCTCCTGCGATGTGGTGGCACCGACGAGACCGGCTCTGAGAAAGCACATAGCCGATTGTCATCCCGCTCTGTCCGGCACGGAGACTGGGGAGACCAAGAGGTGTCCGTCCACGGGCTGTGACTTCACGACGAGCAGCAGGTGCGAGATGGAGACCCACGTGGCGGCGCATGTGGCCCAGGGAATGACGCCTACGGGGAAGAAACGCTCGCTGGCCTTGCAACGCGTCAGGTATAG GTACGAGAGGGAGGAATATCGGTGCTCGCTATGCTCGTACGCATGCACGATCGAGAAGGCATTTCAAAGACATCTGCGAGCGCACGCGAGAGGCACCGCGCCGGAGACTAGGGTGAGTTGCGCCGTCTGCGGTGCCGACCGATCGTCCGAGGTCGATCTCAGCAGGCATATGCGAAGGCATCGCGATGACCGGTACTTTTGCTGCGATATCTGCATCTTCCGCACAGTGCAACTGAAAAAG CTAATACAACATCGTCGTATGCACACGGGCGAGAAGCCGCATCTGTGCCCGCACTGCGCTTACCGAAGCGCACGTCGTGACAATCTACGCAGCCACGTACGACGAGTACATAAAAAGGAGAATCTCTATTGCGACACCTTCAGTCCGCGTGGCATGTTAATAACTCCCTCGCTGTTGGCCTCCTCGAGGGATACCACCGATGTCGACCTGGTACAGAGCCCGGCATCCTCGCCGTCCTCAAATCCGGACGTGACCAACTAG